CTCAGACGGTCAGAGCGCGTCCTTGGTAAGGACGAGGTCACCGGTTCAAATCCGGTCGTGGGCTCCAAAGGTCCAACGAAACTTGGAACGAAGGGGGAGAGAGCAATGGGCAAGGAGAGGTTCGAGAGGACGAAGCCGCATGTGAATGTAGGGACGATAGGGCATGTAGACCACGGCAAGAGTACGCTCACGAGTGCTATAACTAAGGTATTAAGTTTTAGGGGATTGGCGAGGTTTGTTCCTTTTGAGGAGATAGACAAGGCACCTGAGGAGAAGGCTCGAGGGATAACGATACAGTTGGCTCACATAGAGTATGAGACGGAGAAGAGGCATTATGCACATGTGGATTGTCCTGGTCATGCGGACTACATCAAGAACATGATAACGGGGGCAGCCCAGATGGATGGGGCGATATTGGTGGTGAGTGCGGCGGATGGTCCTATGCCTCAGACGAGGGAGCATGTATTGTTGGCGCGTCAGGTGAATGTTCCTTATATAGTAGTATACATGAACAAGGTGGACATGGTAGAGGATGAGGAGTTGTTGGAGTTGGTGGAGTTGGAGGTAAGGGAGTTGTTGAGCGAGTATGAGTTTCCGGGTGATGAGGTTCCGGTTATAAGGGGTAGTGCGTTGAGGGCTTTGGAGAGCGAGAGTGATGATCCTGATGCGGAGGAGTATAGGAGCATATGGGAGTTGTTGGGTGCTTTGGACGAGTATATACCTGAGCCAGTGAGGGATGTAGAGAAGCCTTTTTTGATGCCGATAGAGGACATATTTAGCATAACGGGTAGGGGTACGGTGGTGACTGGTAGGATAGAGAGGGGAAGGATAAAGGTGGGTGATGAGGTGGAGTTGGTAGGGTTGGGAGCGCATAGGAGGACGGTTGTGACGGGTGTAGAGATGTTCAGGAAGGTATTGGACGAGGGGGTAGCGGGAGACAATGTTGGGTTGTTGTTGAGGGGGGTAGAGAAGGATGAGGTGGAAAGGGGTATGGTGGTGTCTGCGCCGGGTAGTATAACTCCGCATGTGGAGTTTGAGGGGGAGGTATATGTGTTGACGAAGGAGGAGGGGGGTAGGCATACGCCGTTTTTCGTGGGGTATCGTCCGCAGTTTTACTTTAGGACGACGGATGTGACGGGAGAGGTTGTTGGGTTGCCAGAGGGTGTAGAGATGGTGATGCCAGGGGATAATGTTAGGTTGCGAGTGAGGTTGATAGAGGATGTAGCTTTGGAGGAGGGTTTGAGGTTTGCGATAAGGGAGGGTGGTAAGACTGTAGGTGCTGGTGTCGTTACTAAGATAATAGAGTAGGAGACGACGTGCCCCGGGAGCTTGTGATATTGGCCTGCACGGAGTGCAAGCGAAGGAATTATACGACCACCAAGAACCGAAGGTTACATTCGGGACGTATAGAGCAAAAGAAGTACTGTCGTTTCTGTAGGAAGCACACCCTACATAGGGAAACCCGTTAGTGAGCTTAAGACAGGCCAGTAGCTCTAACGGCTAGAGCACCGGACTCCAAATCCGGGGGTTGGGGGTTCGAATCCCTCCTGGCCTGCCATTTTATTGTCTTATTATGAGGAAAAAAGAGACAAAAAAATTTTCTGCACAAGTAATAAAGGAAGTAAAAGGGTCTGGTTTAAATTGGTTTGAAAAAATTAAACAATTTTTACGTGAAGTAAAAGTAGAAACAAAAAAAGTAACCTGGCCTAGCAGACGTGAGATTATAAGCTCAACAATAGTAGTTATTGCTTTTATTATTATGGTAGCTGCTTATTTTGGTATTATTGATGTGATTTATACGGCTATTATTGGAAAATTTTTAGGTTAAAGATGGCTTTTAAGTGGTATATTGTTCATACATATTCAGGTTTTGAAGAAAAAGTAAAAATATGGCTAGAGGAACGTGTTAGAAATGAAAAGGATGAAAGAGTAAAAAGGTGTTTTAAAGAAGTATTGGTGCCTACAGAGAAGGTGATTGAATTAGTAAAAGGGGAAAAAGTAACTTCTTCAAGAAAATTTTATCCTGGTTATATACTTGTATGTTTGGATTTTGACCAGGATGAAGAAGTAAGGAGTCTTCTTTGGCATTTAGTGAGAAGAACACCTAAAGTGACAGGATTTGTTGGGGGTAAAAATCCTATACCTGTGCCAGAAGAAGAGGTAGAAAGAATAAAAGCACAAATTGAAGAAAGGGCTAAAAAACCTAAACCAAAATTTACTTTAGAAAAAGGAGATCAAGTAAGGATTGTAGATGGGCCTTTTACAAATTTTACTGGGCGTATAGATGAAGTATTTCCAGACCGAGGAAAAGTAAGAGTACTTATTAGTATTTTTGGTCGAGAAACACCAGTAGAACTTGATGCCATCCAATTGGCAAAAATATAACTAAGAGGTTAGTTATGGCTAAGAAAGTTATTGCTACTATACGTTTGCAAATTCCAGGAGGGCAAGCAACACCATCTCCTCCTGTTGGCCCAGCATTAGGACAACATGGTGTAAATATTATGGAATTTTGCAAAGCATTTAATGCTCGAACAAAGGATCAAGAAGGAGTGATTATTCCTGTAGTAATTACAGTTTATGCTGATCGCTCATTTACATTTATCACAAAAACACCACCAGCTTCGGTACTTTTAAAACAAGCAGCTCAAATTGTAAAAGGGGCTCATGCTACTAAAAGAGAGGTGGTTGGTAAAATCACACGAAAACAGCTTGAAGAAATTGCAAAGAAAAAATGGCCAGATCTTACTGCTGCTACATTTGAAGCTGCAGTAAAAACAATTGAGGGAACAGCAAAAAGTATGGGAATTGAAATTGTGGATTAAGGAGAATTTCTTATGGCAAAGCATGGCAAAAGATATATAGAGGCGAAAAAAAAGATAGAGTCAGGAAAAGCTTATCATATTGAAGATGCCATAAAACTTGCTTTAGAAACTGCCACAGCTAAGTTTGATGAAACAGTAGAAGTAGCTATTAATTTGGGAGTAGATCCAAGGCATGCTGATCAGATGGTGAGGGGAGCAGTAGTATTACCTCATGGAACAGGTAAAAAAGTAAAAGTATTAGTATTTGCACAAGGTGAAAAAGAAAAAGAAGCACAGGAAGCTGGAGCTGATTATGTAGGAGGTGAAGAGTTAATTAAGAAGATAGAAGAAGGATGGTTAGATTTTGATAAGGCAGTATCTACACCTGATATGATGAGTAAAGTAAGTAAAATAGGAAAAATCCTTGGTCCAAGAGGTCTTATGCCTAGTTCTAAAACTGGTACAGTAACATTTGATGTAGCTAAGGCTATAAAGGAATTAAAGGGTGGGAAAATTGATTTTAAGGTAGATAAAGGTGGAGTAATTCATGCCCCTATTGGCAAGGTATCCTTTGGTGAACAAAAATTATTAGAAAATTTTAAGACTTTATATGAAGCAATTTTAAGACTTAAACCGGCTAGTGCTAAAGGCACATATATTAAAGGAGTAACAATTTCAACTACTATGGGGCCAGGTGTTAAAGTAGATACAAGCTCACTAAGAGATCTTGTAAGTTAAATTTAAGGAGGAATAAATTGCTAAGTCGGGCAGAAAAAGAAATATTGGTGCAAGAACTTAATCAAAAGTTAAAAAAGGCTAAAGCTGTAGTGCTTACTGATTTTAAAGGTCTTAAAGTAGAAGAGATAAATGAATTGAGAAAGAAATTTCGAGAAGCTGAAGTGGAATATCGAGTTGTAAAGAATACTTTAATTCGTTTAGCAGCTCAAGATACACCTCTTGAGGAAATTAAAGAAAAGATTGTTGGTCCAAATGCTTTAGCAATTTCTTATACTGACCCAGTAGTTTTAGCCAAACTTTTAGTAGAGTTTAAAAAGAAATTTAATCTTTTTGATTTAAAAAGTGGTTTTTTAGAAGGAAAAATTATAATGCCCGAAGATATAGAAGCTTTAGCAAAATTGCCAAGCAGAGAAGTATTATTGGCACAACTTCTCAGCATACTTGGGACAGCGCCAAGGCAGTTTGTAAATATACTTTATGGAATTATTGCCAAATTCCTATATGTTTTAGAGGCAATTAAGCAAGAAAAAGAAAAACAAAATAAGGAGGTTTAAAGACAATGGAGAAACAGATTACAAAAGAGGATGTTATTGAGTTTATCTCAAACATGACTGTATTGGAATTGTCCCAGTTGATTAAGGAACTTGAAGAAAAATTTGGTGTCCAGGCAGCAGCACCAGTGGCAGCAGTTGCTGCTGCTCCAGCTCCAGGAGCAGCTGCACCTGAAGCTGAAGCAGCACCGGCAAAAACAGAATTTGATGTCATCTTGACAAGTGCAGGAGATAAGAAAATTCAAGTAATTAAAGTTGTAAGAGCTATTACTGGTTTAGGTTTAAAGGAAGCTAAAGAATTAGTAGATAATGTACCTAAACCAGTGAAAGAAGGTATTTCTAAAGAAGAAGCAGAAGATATTAAGAAAAAACTTGAAGAAGCAGGAGCAAGTGTTGAAATAAAATAATGCAAAATTAAAATTCATTTGCTATGTTCTTGGGAATTATCTTTTTAAACCCTTAATAAAGAGGGAGAAAAAATGAATAGTTTAGTACCACAAACAAGATTAAGAAGACGTTTTGGCCGTATAAAACAAATTTTAGATATTCCTTATCTTTTAGAACTTCAAAAGAAATCTTACGCTCAGTTTCTCCAAAAAGATGTGCCACCTGAAAAGCGGAAAGATGTAGGCATGCAAGCAGTTTTTAAAGAAATCTTTCCTATTACGGATTATGCTGGGCGAGTAGCATTAGAGTTTATAAAGTATGAAATTGGTGAGCCACGTTATGATGAAGATGAATGTGCTAGACAAGGAATGACATATGAAGCACCTGTTAGATTAACAGTAAGGCTTGTTGTTTATGATATTGACAAGGAGACAGGACAAAAAAGTATAAGGGATATTAAAGAGCAAGAAGTTTATTTTGGTACTGTTCCTTTAATGACTTCACGCGGTACATTTATCATAAATGGCACAGAAAGGGTTGTTGTCAGTCAACTTCACCGTTCCCCTGGTATCTTTTTTGAACTAGATAAGGCTATGCGCCATGTTCGAGGAAAATTACTTTATACAGCCCGTATTATACCATTGCGTGGCTCTTGGCTTGATTTTGAATTTGATAATCGGGCTCGTTTATATGTACGTATAGATAGGAGACGCAAGTTTCCAGTAACTCTTTTCTTAAAGGCATTAGGCTATACTGGAGAAGAAATACTTAATTCTTATTATCCAAGCCAAAAAATAAGATATCGGGATGGATTTTTCTATATTGAGCTTGTCCCTGATTTTCTTTTAGGTTCAAGATTAACTGAAAATCTTGTTCACCCTGAAACAGGTGAAGTACTTATTCCAGCTCATACTCGCATTACAAGAATACACCTAAAACAGCTTGAAAATTTAAATATTAAAGATATTCCTCTTACTGAAGAAGAATTAAAAACAAAAATTCTTGCTAAAGATTTAAGAGATCCAGCAACAGGAGAAATAATTGCTCATCATAACGAAATGTTAACAGATGAAATAATTCAAAAAATTAAAGAAAAAGAAATTAAAGAATTTGAAGTACTTTTTATTGATGAATATCGTTATGACAGTTCTCTAAGAGATACCCTTCTTGAAGATAAAGTTCAAACAGAAGAAGATGCCCTTTTTGAAATCTACCG
This genomic stretch from Candidatus Desulfofervidus auxilii harbors:
- the rplL gene encoding 50S ribosomal protein L7/L12; protein product: MEKQITKEDVIEFISNMTVLELSQLIKELEEKFGVQAAAPVAAVAAAPAPGAAAPEAEAAPAKTEFDVILTSAGDKKIQVIKVVRAITGLGLKEAKELVDNVPKPVKEGISKEEAEDIKKKLEEAGASVEIK
- the rpmG gene encoding 50S ribosomal protein L33; its protein translation is MPRELVILACTECKRRNYTTTKNRRLHSGRIEQKKYCRFCRKHTLHRETR
- the tuf gene encoding elongation factor Tu yields the protein MGKERFERTKPHVNVGTIGHVDHGKSTLTSAITKVLSFRGLARFVPFEEIDKAPEEKARGITIQLAHIEYETEKRHYAHVDCPGHADYIKNMITGAAQMDGAILVVSAADGPMPQTREHVLLARQVNVPYIVVYMNKVDMVEDEELLELVELEVRELLSEYEFPGDEVPVIRGSALRALESESDDPDAEEYRSIWELLGALDEYIPEPVRDVEKPFLMPIEDIFSITGRGTVVTGRIERGRIKVGDEVELVGLGAHRRTVVTGVEMFRKVLDEGVAGDNVGLLLRGVEKDEVERGMVVSAPGSITPHVEFEGEVYVLTKEEGGRHTPFFVGYRPQFYFRTTDVTGEVVGLPEGVEMVMPGDNVRLRVRLIEDVALEEGLRFAIREGGKTVGAGVVTKIIE
- the secE gene encoding preprotein translocase subunit SecE, which translates into the protein MRKKETKKFSAQVIKEVKGSGLNWFEKIKQFLREVKVETKKVTWPSRREIISSTIVVIAFIIMVAAYFGIIDVIYTAIIGKFLG
- the rplA gene encoding 50S ribosomal protein L1 — translated: MAKHGKRYIEAKKKIESGKAYHIEDAIKLALETATAKFDETVEVAINLGVDPRHADQMVRGAVVLPHGTGKKVKVLVFAQGEKEKEAQEAGADYVGGEELIKKIEEGWLDFDKAVSTPDMMSKVSKIGKILGPRGLMPSSKTGTVTFDVAKAIKELKGGKIDFKVDKGGVIHAPIGKVSFGEQKLLENFKTLYEAILRLKPASAKGTYIKGVTISTTMGPGVKVDTSSLRDLVS
- the rplK gene encoding 50S ribosomal protein L11 — encoded protein: MAKKVIATIRLQIPGGQATPSPPVGPALGQHGVNIMEFCKAFNARTKDQEGVIIPVVITVYADRSFTFITKTPPASVLLKQAAQIVKGAHATKREVVGKITRKQLEEIAKKKWPDLTAATFEAAVKTIEGTAKSMGIEIVD
- the rplJ gene encoding 50S ribosomal protein L10, with amino-acid sequence MLSRAEKEILVQELNQKLKKAKAVVLTDFKGLKVEEINELRKKFREAEVEYRVVKNTLIRLAAQDTPLEEIKEKIVGPNALAISYTDPVVLAKLLVEFKKKFNLFDLKSGFLEGKIIMPEDIEALAKLPSREVLLAQLLSILGTAPRQFVNILYGIIAKFLYVLEAIKQEKEKQNKEV
- the nusG gene encoding transcription termination/antitermination protein NusG, producing the protein MAFKWYIVHTYSGFEEKVKIWLEERVRNEKDERVKRCFKEVLVPTEKVIELVKGEKVTSSRKFYPGYILVCLDFDQDEEVRSLLWHLVRRTPKVTGFVGGKNPIPVPEEEVERIKAQIEERAKKPKPKFTLEKGDQVRIVDGPFTNFTGRIDEVFPDRGKVRVLISIFGRETPVELDAIQLAKI